One segment of Paraburkholderia caribensis DNA contains the following:
- a CDS encoding phytanoyl-CoA dioxygenase family protein codes for MSRYTTTELDSLARQFDADGMVVLRRHFPKDTLLKWRKAFDVLLEQRLRESATAVRGPNRHYITLPFTGEFADEAIFADPDVLGIVERVAGDEPVMCQLASDTPLLGSDYQDVHRDTPALFDGFPETPSFQLAVNFPLCDVTPENGPFETTLGTHRMPDKQAQEAYRTGLAPMHTITMELGDVMIRDVRALHRGTPNLTKAPRPMVVIGYSRSWYFRPEVKIDVPESVYQRLSATGKRLLRYMPRVDDADAGAAGESYTKFAY; via the coding sequence ATGAGCCGCTATACGACAACCGAACTCGACTCGCTTGCCAGGCAGTTCGACGCCGACGGGATGGTCGTGCTGCGCCGTCACTTCCCCAAAGATACCTTGCTGAAGTGGCGCAAGGCCTTCGACGTGCTGCTCGAACAGCGCCTGCGGGAAAGTGCGACGGCCGTCAGAGGACCGAACCGGCATTACATTACGCTGCCCTTTACAGGCGAGTTCGCCGATGAAGCGATTTTCGCCGACCCCGACGTGCTGGGCATCGTGGAGCGTGTGGCGGGCGACGAGCCCGTCATGTGCCAGCTCGCTTCCGACACGCCGCTTCTTGGCTCCGACTATCAGGACGTGCACCGCGACACGCCCGCTCTCTTCGATGGCTTTCCGGAAACGCCGTCGTTCCAGCTGGCCGTCAATTTCCCGCTATGCGACGTGACGCCCGAGAACGGACCATTCGAAACCACGCTGGGCACGCATCGCATGCCCGATAAGCAAGCGCAGGAAGCGTATCGAACCGGGCTGGCGCCGATGCACACGATCACCATGGAACTGGGCGACGTCATGATCCGGGACGTGCGCGCGCTGCATAGAGGAACGCCGAATCTGACGAAAGCGCCCCGCCCCATGGTCGTGATCGGCTATAGCCGCAGCTGGTACTTCCGGCCGGAAGTGAAAATCGATGTGCCGGAAAGCGTGTATCAGCGCCTCAGCGCCACAGGCAAACGGCTTCTGCGCTATATGCCGCGCGTGGACGACGCCGATGCCGGCGCAGCGGGTGAAAGCTACACCAAGTTCGCCTATTGA
- a CDS encoding gamma-glutamylcyclotransferase: MLTRQAIHSGAYLENFESLPDLWSRERIEAYLAETMRDRPADATDVWILAYGSLIWNPTVIMASKQAATLHDWQRSFCLRMVVGRGSPDKPGRMLALEAGGHTDGVALKLSEDTVNEELLLVWIREMVLGSYLPKWAPVTFRDGARTHALAFVADTTRDQFEPDSSVPTVAPFIASASGNFGTNVEYLHKLHASLEAHGLQDPYIDALSNATKQFQLKPACDLRGVHE; this comes from the coding sequence ATGTTGACACGCCAAGCTATTCATTCGGGCGCATACCTGGAGAACTTTGAGTCCCTGCCAGATTTGTGGTCGCGAGAACGCATCGAAGCATACCTCGCGGAGACGATGCGTGACCGACCGGCGGACGCAACTGACGTCTGGATTCTCGCTTACGGGTCACTGATATGGAATCCGACGGTGATAATGGCTAGCAAACAGGCTGCAACGCTGCACGACTGGCAGCGGAGCTTCTGTCTTCGCATGGTTGTCGGCCGCGGCAGTCCGGATAAACCTGGGCGCATGCTTGCATTGGAAGCCGGTGGTCATACGGATGGTGTCGCATTGAAACTCTCAGAAGACACCGTCAACGAAGAGCTCCTGCTCGTATGGATTCGCGAGATGGTGCTCGGGTCATACCTGCCGAAATGGGCACCGGTGACATTCAGGGATGGCGCACGGACACACGCATTAGCGTTCGTAGCCGACACCACACGCGACCAGTTCGAGCCCGATTCTTCGGTGCCGACCGTTGCACCGTTTATCGCGTCTGCCTCCGGCAATTTCGGCACCAACGTCGAATACCTACACAAGCTTCATGCCTCGCTTGAGGCGCATGGCCTGCAGGACCCATACATCGATGCCCTCTCAAACGCGACTAAACAATTTCAGCTGAAGCCGGCATGCGACCTTCGCGGCGTCCACGAATGA